The Candidatus Polarisedimenticolia bacterium genome contains the following window.
GCTTCCATAGAAAGTAGACCGGGATGCCGGTCAGGACGATGACCAGGCCCGGCCAGGTGGTCTGGGTCTTATAGAGTATCAGGACGAGCATGATGACGGTGGCCGCCACCATATAAAGGATGGGGACCAGGGGATAGCCGAAGGCGCGGTAAGGGCGCTCCGCGTCCGGCATCTTGCGGCGCAGGATGAAGATGCCGGCGATCGTCAGCACGTAGAAGATGAGGACCGAGAAGACGACGTAATCCAGAAGGTTGCTGTAGAGGTTGCCGTAGGTCGGGTTCCCGGCGGCATCCAGGATCGGCGCTCCGGCGGCGTCGCGCAGCCGCGTGCGGGGCAGGACCAGAAGCGAGGCCCAGAGGCACTGCAGCACCAGTCCGAAGGCCGGAACATGCTTCTCGTTGAGCCTGCCGGTCGACTTGAAGAACAATCCATCCTTCCCCATGGCGTAGTAGACCCGCGCCCCCGCCAGGATGAGTCCATTGTTGCAGCCGAAGGTGGAGATGACGATGGCGACGGCCATGATGATGGCGCCGGCGGGGCCGAAGATGACGCCCAGCGCGGCGGTTGCGACGCGATCGTC
Protein-coding sequences here:
- a CDS encoding APC family permease, coding for DFSFVPAVTAAMGGFGLLVAFCVAQVGSLFSADAWNNITFTAGEVKDPRKNIPLSLVFGTGLVLTLYVLANVAYLVTLPMQQIQQAPDDRVATAALGVIFGPAGAIIMAVAIVISTFGCNNGLILAGARVYYAMGKDGLFFKSTGRLNEKHVPAFGLVLQCLWASLLVLPRTRLRDAAGAPILDAAGNPTYGNLYSNLLDYVVFSVLIFYVLTIAGIFILRRKMPDAERPYRAFGYPLVPILYMVAATVIMLVLILYKTQTTWPGLVIVLTGIPVYFLWKRAGLPARSPAPEAGR